Below is a window of Neodiprion virginianus isolate iyNeoVirg1 chromosome 4, iyNeoVirg1.1, whole genome shotgun sequence DNA.
AAAACCATCGGAtatctaaaaattttctcccttCACGCAGATACTTACCCAAGAAGATTGGAACGTAGTGTTGTTCAACGGAATGCAGAAAACCTCTCACTGGGCAGCATTGTACTTTGTAGCGTTGATGACATTTGGTAACTACGTTCTGTTCAATCTTTTGGTCGCGATTCTGGTGGAAGGCTTTTCTTCCgaggtatattattatatttctcatttattttttcacccagCAATTGtatcaagaaaattttatcacctaCTTATTTTTCATGCATTCCAGAGAAATGAACGGCGGGAGAGAGAACAACGAGAAATGGCACGGCTGGCTGCAAAGGAAGCTGGAATCAGCAGTGACGGAGATTCATCGAGGGTTTCTCAATCACATTCAGTATCTGACAGTGATACCTACACACAGGTGAACAGCATCACATGTATCATAATTATCAGATCGAAGCTATTCATAATTGTTTCCACagttttcacaaattcatcacttttttttaaaggaTCAAAAGAACTCTTGGCAAAGTGTAgaggaattacgaaaaaacaaagacaaCTGCAGCAAGGACAAGCAGAATACGATATGGAGACATCCGATAAATGAGCCTAAATGTAATATccaaaaagaaagtaaaatgatgggcATACAGCCGCCTGTAATTACCCATACAGCTGCTACTCCTCAAGACTCTCCTAATACAACGCTAGATACTGGATACAGAGAGTTTAATTGCCGCTCCACGAATCCAAGTCTTTCAATTGAATCAATCGATCGATCTGCTGTATGTATTGTTTATATTCGTATATCGTTCATGGTATAACTTTGAGAAACTGGAAAATTTCGATGACTTTACGATTGATGATGACCTGAGCATTCATCGTGGCTTTCTATTCACAGAGTCAATGCAGCATACCTGGCTTACTTAAGCCAATGGATAACAAATTTGCTACTAACAATCTGGCTCCAAATCAACTTTCAAGGCGGATCAGTCTTGTGGCCGTTATTAATCCGTCGCCGACTCGGGATTCGAATCCAAGGTACgaatagtttgaaaaaattggtgTCTTATCATATTAGTTACACTCATTTCAATGGCCAATTCATAAAATCTTTGGTGGAGTGTGATAAGTCGCATTGTAACTAACAGGCACATAATAATATTGTCATAAATTGTGCTAATCACTAATTATAGCAATCAACGAATACAAAGAGGGTATTCTTGGCGATTGTCTCGACCATCCCTGAGACGTAAGAAAAGTCAGTGCGACGACGATAGTCGACAGACTATTGTTCTTAATAACGGACGTAACACCATGCGATCAAATTCTATGTGAGTATCTTACTGCATGTTCAGTGTTACTTTTTTTGATATACAAATTCGTCACTTTTAAATTGCTTAATCAGTTTTGCGGTATAGTTCAGTTGAATTATGATCAGGTCTATTTGAGTATAATCGTTTTTCTGTTGTAGAAATTATGGAGACTATACTAATTGCAATGGAGGCTACCTTTATGGGTCGATAAGAAATGATACGCACTGCGATACACCAAACAATCGGAACCATATTGCTAACAATCGCAGTATTAGTCCAAATAATTCTACCAAAAGTCGTAGCTCTTCGATTGCGCATTATACAACTTCAAATGTAAGACAGTCTTAACTTTGGTTCATTTTGTTTGTTACCTACTGTTCAATTCATTGCGCTGTAATACTATATCTTCTAATTCCAGATGAGGTGGATTGGCGATTTATCTCGCCAGAATTCATTGAGCAGTTATGACCAGATGCATGTTCAGAAAACGCCGTTAGATGAAAATGCATTAAATTCAGCTGCTAGAACCATAAACAATTTATCCATCGAAGCTAGACCTTTACCACAGATCAAGCAACTTTCCGAAGAAATGGACTCTCAACTCGACGAACAAGCTGCACAATCTAATGGCAATGGCAGCATATCTAgtgttgagaaaataaaaaaaatattcatgttcTTTGAACCGAAGGGATGTCTGAAAGAAAGAGACGATTTCTCTTTATATCTTTTCGCACCACATAATAGGTATTCAAAGTTTCAGTCtggacttgaaaaaaattgtttaacacTAGTGGATCAGTTGACAAGCTCAGAATTACGTTACATAATTTACCATGTCATACTCCATAGGTTTCGAGAGCTCTGCCACTGGTTTGTAGGACAGAAATGGTTCGATAACATGGTCCTCCTTTTCATAGGATTAAATTGTATAACATTAGCAATGGAAAGACCAAATATACCTCCCAACAGTGGCGAGCGGATCTTTTTATCTTCGGCCAATTACGTTTTTACAGCTGTCTTTGCAGCAGAGATGTTTGTGAAGGTAAGTTAATGTAAAAACCGTCGGCTTAACATAACTATGACGTTACGCGCCATGTCATTTTACAAATAATcttgaattatatttataaattttatggATTTCTAGGTCGTAGCATCTGGTATGCTGTATGGATATGATGCTTACTTCACATCGGGCTGGAATATCATGGATGGTTCACTGGTTATAATATCCATAGTAGATCTACTAATGTCTTTGATATCTGAAAGCAGTCCGAAGATCTTTGGCATTTTGAGGGTGGGTAAATCATACTTTAAGCTTCGTATTCGGTTGgtttttaatgaattatttatcaagTACTTTCCAAACAATAGGTGATCTACtacttaatattaattaaacgcTATCTGTATTTCAGGTATTTCGATTACTGAGATCCTTGAGGCCCCTCCGAGTAATAAATCGAGCTCCGGGATTAAAATTAGTAGTTCAAACGTTATTATCATCGTTGAGACCTATCGGAAACATCGTGCTAATATGCTGCACGTTCTTCATGATATTTGGTATATTAGGCGTACAACTCTTCAAGGGCGCATTTTACTATTGTGAAGGaccagatttgaaaaatgttcgcAATAAGACAGATTGTCTAGCCGACAAACGAAACCAATGGGTCAATCGTAAATACAATTTTGATGATCTCGGAAAAGCGCTAATGTCACTTTTCGTATTATCTTCCCGTGATGGATGGgttaatataatgtataccGGCCTGGATGCCGTTGGTGTTGATCAACAAGTAAGTGCGGCTTGATTGGTCTATTCATcgttacaaataaataaatgaatggtgTTAGTACAacatggaaatatttttctctaatttcaGCCTGTAGAGAACTTTTCTGAATGGAGGTTACTCTACTTCattgcatttattttattagttGGTTTCTTTGTGCTGAATATGTTCGTTGGGGTAGTCGTTGAGAATTTTCACAGATGTCGGGaggaacaagaaaaagaagagcGTGTTAGGAGAGCTGCGAAGAGAGCTCTTCAAATGGAGAAGAAAAGACGCAGTAAGCACTTTGGGTTTCAAGGtttagtaatttttattttctttcgagaGATATTTATCTTTTGTTAAAATTACTATGGAAGTCCAATAAGTTgctgtttttgattttttcagaaatgCACGAGCCTCCATATTAcacaaattattcaaagtcTCGACTATTCGTTCACAACGTTGTCACTTCAAAGTATTTCGATTTGGCGATAGCAGCTGTAATTGGTCTTAATGTCGTAACTATGGCAATGGAATTCTATATGATGCCCAAAGCTCTGACTTACGccttgaaaatattcaactacTTCTTCACCGCCGTTTTCATCCTCGAATCATTCATGAAACTCTTAGCTCTCGGACTGCACTTGTATTTGAAAGACAAGTAAAGTATCAATTTCTTACATTATCTCGCTAGGTCTTACTGCTTCATGTATTTCAACACGTAATAGgacaaataaaattctatcatCGAATATTGTAGGTGGAATCAGCTGGATGTTGGGATAGTCATACTGTCGATAGTCGGAATAGTTCTTGAAGAAGTGGAGTCCAAAATAATACCGATAAATCCAACTATAATTCGTGTGATGCGAGTACTGCGAATTGCAAGAGGTAAAAAAACCAATCGCTTTTCTCGTAATACGACATTGAAATACGTTGATTATCACTGACGAATTATTGTTTCTTTACAGTTCTGAAACTTCTTAAAATGGCAAAGGGTATCCGTGCCCTCCTGGACACAGTTATGCAAGCATTGCCCCAAGTCGGAAATCTAGgcttactttttttccttctgtttttcatatttgcaGCATTGGGAGTTGAGCTTTTTGGTCGATTAGGTAAAGTGTGAAATCGGAAACATCAAGTCATTTATTCAACTTTCATGTAATCGAGTAATTAACAACTTGCGACGTTTTCCAATAGAATGCAGTGATGACATACCTTGCCAAGGATTGGGCGAACACGCCCACTTCAGCAATTTCGGAATGGCTTTTCTTACTCTCTTCAGGGTAGCAACTGGCGACAATTGGAATGGCATTATGAAAGACACTCTTAGGGATGATTGCGACGATGCAACAGATTGCGTTAAGAATTGTTGCGTCAGCACAATTATTGCACcaatatttttcgttatttttgttCTCATGGCACAGTTCGTTCTTGTAAATGTCGTTGTTGCTGTATTAATGAAGCATTTAGAAGAGAGTCACAAACAGGtatgcaaaattattttacgcCGTTGTGCTCAGCAGtggcaaattttatttcccacAAATTCATTACAGATGGAAGATGAGCTCGATATGGAAACTCAACTAGAAAGAGAATTAGCTGCCGAGCAAGAAGAGCTATTGGACGAGGAAGACATAAACGATGAAAGTTTGAATACCAGGCCAGGGTTATCTAAAGTTCGCTCACTGCCTGCTAATTTCACGTACAACCCGCCCACTGAAAAGGACAGTAATAAAGACGGTGAGAATTTGATTTTACTATAGTTATTTCTGGTAGTCTATCATCAGTTACCAGTACATAATTTGGTTTCTGCTATTACTATTGTATTTGCAGACTTATCGATAACTTTCAATGAACGAAGAGGATCAAGCTGTCGCTCCAACAAACCATTTAAGTATAGAATGAAACGCAGGCAGACGTTCCATACCCATCAGCGAAGTTCACTATTCCCAATCGTGTCTACGCCAATACATTTTGAGGTCGCCGAGGTGATAAAGCCTGCGAGCAATCTCAGCGTCCCACGCATCATATCACAGAATCATATTTTAAACTTTGGTAGCACAAAGTACCTTCATCCACCCGCTGTATCTGATGTGGCTGAAGACAAGTGCTACCTTACAGTTAATAGTGCATCGCACGAATCCTCCCAGAGGAGGCCACCTATCAAATCTAGTTCCGGAGACACAAATGCTCATCTCATACCTAAGTGTTCTAGTTACCTTTTACGTAATAGCGAGCATCTTTCGAAGCACAGAAAATCGAATGATTCGCAATCTTCTCTAGATGCAAGTCTAAGCTGCAAGTTGCCAAATCTGTTAGCACCAAACGCGTATGGTAATAATTTAGTAAAAAATAAGGGAGAAACGGGTACGAAAGAGGAAAAACTGCCTCTGGATCACGATTTGGATGTACAGTCTGTAATAAATGAGAGGAGGCCGTCCAAATTGAAATGTAGTAATGTGAGTGGTAAAGGAGGGTTTGTATCAAAGACCAACAGTTTCAATCACATTTATGCGAGGGAAGAGATCGAGAACAAAGCTGTTTCCAATGTCGAACACGATATTAGGATTTACGTTGACGATACTGATTCACAAAGCAGCGAAAGGGATAAAGTGACGAATGGGGAAGAGGGCAGAGATTGTAGAAAAAGATCGTTAGGAGCAATGTCGAATATTTCTCTGATAAACAAAAGTGATACAGACGTTGTTTCAAGCTCCAAAGAAgatctgaaaaattcacagaCCAATAATAGTCCATAATAGCATTTCGTCGTACCTGCAACTTTTCTGAAACGAATAATTTCTTCTTCCGTTAAGCTTCGGATTACGAAGCTTATTTCTGCAatcgatcaatcaatcaattaatcaatcaatccGAAACCTGAACTAATGTGTCTATTGTGCATTTGTAGGTGAAAAGTATACTAAAATGTTATTGGAAGATTGTTATATCATTTAAAGACAGACAGAATATTCTTTGCTCTGCGAAAGATAAACCTGTTACATTTATTGAAACTCTGTTTTGTTGGTGAAAACGTAAAGGGTGTGagatattatacctacgtattcAGAGCTCTATTAGAGAAtgtatttatgaaaatttcttaGCGATTGAAAAAAGTGTATTATGTGACGATTTAGCAATTACACTTtctttactaagctaattACTGTAAATCAAAgtactttatttattatgaCAGAGTGTTTATTAGATAATTtagtaatatattataatgtCAATTGTAAACTATATACAATCATTAAGTATAAAAGAGATTTTATTGCAATAAACAAAGTTTCTGCATATCTTCTACACTTAATAATTTATGCACTCTCGAACACTGTTGACGTGCAAAACCTAACTGTATCGTTATTGTAATCGCCATTCTTACTGGTGACAATTATCTTTGCAAGGTAATATATCGTTGATAAGCTGCAGGTATTTACCGCCTACCAATAGGCAACCCGGCTCGCACCTCGCGACTCTAGCCTACGAATCCACACCAAGAGAGAGATTTCGTAAATCCCTTGCGGCGGGTCCAGATTGAGGAGGAGAACCAAGGAGAACGCAACAGCAAGCAGTGGTTCAGCGGGAAGTATCCAAGCGTGGATACAGCCAGAAGGACGACGAGTTtaagaccaaaaaaaaaaaagaagaggagaaCAGAAGGGGTCAGTTTATGAAACGAAAGTGCCGCATGCCACGTGAAGGAATTCCTCAATTTGTCTTGTCAGGGGTTTTGTATTATCAAAGGTTACGACGTTGACGCAGGCAAGCGTTTAAAATGAGCGAGCCACCACGAGTAAGTCCATATGTTCGATTAATGTCTGTGtcattttttcgtaaaatacTTGCCGAACAAACGCGTGCCTTCTTATAAATACCTGCTTCTCTAATAATTTTCTATGTGAAAAATCTAAGGTCATCGtgaattttactgaaaatacgaaaaagGCTCGATTTATCAGTTATTTTTGAAGGGTGAAAACTCAGAAACGTGCATTCATTCCATTGTTTTTAATCAGAGTTCTTTTGTTTCAAGGGAATACAGCCAGGGAACGGCGTAGAGGAGTACCTGTTCGACCCACGTCTCCTGGAAAGGATCGTAGACATCAAAGATGGGATTTGGGTTAGACCTTTGTCGATTGAAGATTACGATAAAGGTATCAATTGAGTCTCTCAAATTGCATCAATTATTCAGGATTCTTTTATgctgaaaattgattgaaataaaagatGAATTATCCTGTTGATAAATTACAGGATTCATTCAAGTCTTGGGACAACTCACAAAAGTGGGAGACATGAGTAAAGAGCAATTTTCTGGTACGGTTTACATTCTTATCTTTTCAATACTAGTATAGTAAATATCAAATCGTTGGTGTAATTCATGAAAACTTTATTCTAATCAACGTAAACTGATACGTTTCAGCAGTTTTTTACGCAATTGCAAAGCTTCacgattataatattttatcaacagAAAGATTCAGGAAGATGAAAGCATCTGGCGATTACTACGTCATTGTGGCAGAGGATAAAAATGTTGGGGAGGTCATAGCTTCTGCGACACTTCTAACGGAGCAAAAGTTCATCCACAACTGTGCACTGGTAGGTGTATGATTTACATATCCCTGACATTTTagttcttgaaatttttcaaacgattgtgtaacattttttcgcaattcatATTTGATGAAGTAactagaaatttcaaatgtttcaGAGGGGGCGACTGGAAGATGTGGTTGTGAATGATAAATACAGAGGTAAATCCTTGGGCCAGTTGATGGTGAGGACGGTTAGCCTGCTTGCCCAACGACTGCGGTGTTACAAGCTATCCTTGGACTGTAAGGATACCATTGTGAAATTCTATGAAAGATTGGGTTTCATCAAAGAACCAGCTAATGGAAACCATCTCAACGCCCGATTCGACTACGAAAGCCCAACTAGCAACTTATGAGATTAGCTATACTTATAAACTATAATGTATATTTCCCTGCCTAGTTATGATAGATAGAGTTCGTGCGAATATATTCTAAATTACCGAAGGTCAATATGTCCATTAATTGGGCAGAAACGAAGAAAGttaattgtatatatgtatataatgcaTTTAACGAttccaaataatttttcatcaatatttcAACTTTACAGTTTGCCATTATtattaaatcaatttttaactgtATTTATCGACACTCTACTAAATGCCCTATCGTTAATTCCAGACTTGATCCGGCTGGTTGAATGATGTAATGCATGTGGCCAGCTGCTGCGTACCTAGCCTGATCCTAAcataacctaacctaacctaatctgACTCGAAGCTGGCTGTCATTCGGCGAGTGTCCATCCTTCCCAATTCTACTTCCAATAAAGGTTTTATTTCCAACtagatattattattcgctATTTTGCGCAATGGATGTTGATAGCTGAATTTCTTAGCGTTGTGTCAAGTGCATGTATCACttgtacataaattttttaatttaccaTTCATCGTTTGTAAAGTCATTGCAAAGTAATTAGCATTGAAGGATGAAATCGTCTTATTACAGATTGCGATTCAAAATTAATGAGTTGTACATAAAAGAGGAGGTgtcgtcaaaaaaaaaattatgaagtGTTGAAATGGCCACTGCATGCAGGAATATACTAAGGGGACATTCAATCAAGAACTTGAATCGTTACAGCCAAGTTTTAGTCGCTAAATATGGTCATCTGAGCGAGAATCCAACGGCTGGAATTATCAGTAATGagaatattttgtaaacttgTTACATATTGGCTGCGATAGTTTCTTGCCATGGAATTTTAAACTGAACTTGGTGTCTTTACAGTTATCGGAGATGAGATATTGAAAGCCCAAGTCAAAGACACCAACTCCAATTACATATGTAGGCTATTGTATAACTGTGGAgttaaagtgaaaaaagttaGTAGCAAAGGacagttttattcaatacTTATTTAAAGATTCGTTTAGTCAAGGACAGTGTTCTTCGTTCAGATTTCAGTAGTTAGTGACGAGGTTGACCGCATTGCAGAGGAGATGGTTAATTTTTCCGAGAAATACACGTACGTTATAACGTCTGGCGGAATTGGGCCGACACACGACGATGTTACCTTTGAAGGTAATAACAGTAAACCATAATGGTACAGCTATGCAATTGAATCTTTACAGGGATTACATTTCATCCCATTTTTGCAGCACTTGCAAAGGCGTTCAACGACTCGCTGCACCATCATCCGAAACTTGTCGAAGTTGTGAAAACGTTTTCTTCCTCCCAAGACATCTCTTCTCCTGGGTATAAACTGGCTTATGTAAGTCCCTACAATTCACTTGTTTATTCAGTTCCTAACGTCTGCAAAATAAATAAGCAATTTGATCTTCTCCAATAGATACCTATGTCCGCCTCACTGACGTTTGGTAAAAGTCAAGAAACTGGTGAAAGATTGTTTTACCCATGTGTCAGCGTAAAAAATGTACATGTTTTTCCTGGCTCCCCAATTTTCTTGCATAAATCGTTTGGGAACGTGTATAAGGTAGTTTTCTGAAGCACAAAATCAATCGGCGTGTTCTCCAAACTGAAGAtatgattttaatttcatagGAATTATTCGCGACTGGTAGAAATTTCGTTACCAAGGAAATATACCTTGGAGTTAGGGAAGAGCTGTTTGCCGATGCCTTGTCTGCCGTCTCCAAAGAATTTTCCAATGTCACATTTGGCTCTTACCCAACCTCAAATCACAGGTACATTTAATATGTGTTGTTATTGATTTACTTATGAAATGGCTTGATCTCAGTTATCCTAATTTCCAACTACAATTGCGTCACAATTTGTGTTTAAGTATGTAAAACTAATGGGGTGAAAAACGTATTCAGCTACTATCATGCACGGGTTACTGTGGAGAGCAGCAGCGAAGATGATACCAATAAAGCAGTGGCAAGGTTCAGAGATTTGGCCCCTGAGAATGCAATCGTGAATTATGACAATGATCCGTTGACAGATGctctacgaaaattcaaggcATTCGTCGCTGTCGACAAGCAAGGTCCAATCTACGAAGCGACCTTAACAACTCTCAAGTAACATCTTTTACATTTGCATCTTGATAAAATGTTGGGTATACATGttgatgttattttttcaGGGAAATATACAGCAATCCCTCAAATGTAGCTGTCTGCTTTGATGGCAGCATAGAAAGCACGGTGTTGCTCCATCTCGTACACGTCAATAATCTACTCGGAGCAAAGGCCAAGCTTCAGGCTGTTCATTTGAAACTCGAAAATCCCGTCGCGGATGTTGACGAATTCATTAAAGAGACCGTAGTCAGGTATGTGATTAGCAAACAAGAAAAGTATTTTATACTTTCCCAGTAAATTCTTTTGAGAAAAGTCAGTCCAATAATCCCCTGAACAACGTCTGTTAAAGGTATGATGTTAATTTACATCATTTGGATGGCTCTGCAAAGGCAGCTATTGAAAACCTTGCTGTACTAAGGCCAGAAATCGAAACTCTGTTGCTCGGCCTGAAAGGAGACAAGCTCGAAGGAGGGCTGTGGCACGAATTTGCTAAAAGTGGAAGTATCGGTCAGATTCGCTTGATCTCCCCACTGACAAAGTGGAGCTATAAAGACGTGTGGAATTTCGCTCGATCTCTGAGTTTGCCTTACTGCAAACTTTATGACAGAGGGTAATCCAGCCTTGCAATTTACGTATAGTTTCGTTGTCACGAGTTACAAGCACGCAAGAGTAGCACGACTATAATCAGcgtgaattattataatctgATAAGATCTGGCTCCTGATCATAGATACACATCGCTGGGTAGTCAGACGGACACAGAACCAAACCCGAATTTGTTGAAAGGGAAGATTGGGAAACAGATGGTGTATCATCCCGCTCACATGCTGGCAGACGTGAAGTTGGAAAGAGCCGGTAGGATCCCGCAAGATCACCCCGAATTGTAAAGGATCTGATGCATGTTTCCggacattttttgtttaaagtcagtgtttcattttttagtccgatatatttattattataacatgTGGTATTTATTCCAAGACGCCTGCCGCGTTGTGTCACTGCAGAGTACTTGCAAGTGGAAAACCTACATGTACGCGTatttaaatttgattaataacgaaaataaaaaacaaacacttTTTTAATGTTTCCAGCTTTGGATTCCGAGTTTCATGAGATCCCCAGTCATGTGTACGATGCTTGGCAGTGGTTAAAATAAGAATGACATCACGGAAAAGTAAGTTCCGTTTCGTTCGTTCTTTGCCCGCGAATCATACAGAGTGCACTTTTGTCTCAAAGAGTTTACTTTAGTGGGATGGGCGCTACCATGGTAACAGTCTAAATGACGTATCGATTCCTCAACTTCAAATTCCGTTTCTCTCTACGACCTTCTTCCTCTCCAAGTACCTTTTTCATCCTACACCGCTTCTCATCACATATTCATAACGCTAACTTTTCAAGCACTGATTCTTTTACCGTTCACGTAAGCTAAATACTGAAGAACAGTGTATTTCCTCATACGTTACGTcttgtttgaaatgaaaattagattaTGAAATCGCATAAAACAATGCCACGATCCGCGGAGACGCGCGTATGTGTTAATAAACGAAATTTGCTCAACGTTTTCTACACATTGTACCAAATTGGAATTGCCATGTCGTATAAGCGAAACGGTATCATGAATACGTGATTTGAACGGATAAAGGTCGTGGAGAAGGGTAGTTTCgcaattatatgtatatctgaGCCGAGTGCTTTCGAGTAAGAATTGCAAACGTGAATCGTATCAAAGTTTTTATcaggaaaagttttttcttcaaaatttcatttcgttgaAGTATTTTCACTTCCCCTCTTTCCACTGTTCCTACTCTTTAAAACTTTGAATGAGACTGCGGGTGGCGTTGGGTTGGGGAAAGCAACCTTCTACCGCCCTATACTGCCATCCGACCGGGAATTTCGCGAGAGActatttttcatgttttcttTACCCATCTCTCTTCGTGTGACAGGCCATTTCTTGAGAAATATACGTAACAATAATGCTTAgaaatggatttttttttaatacgaatACTACATCAGGTGGAAAGTGTTCCTGACAACTGCGACAGATTGTTTTCGCAGTAGATAATTCCTCCAAAGCGCGATTATGATATACGTTGGTGGATTCGCGAtgttgaatttattcattgcGATTATGTAGTTTTTTAGCTTTGCAGTCATTTGAAAATCATAAACGAAGAATGTAAGTCCGAAGAAGTTGgggaatgaaaatatgtaattatttcGATAACTCATATTTTTCGGCTGCGCATTACGATATTCTTTAAGTTTTCATCAATTACGTAA
It encodes the following:
- the LOC124303801 gene encoding voltage-dependent T-type calcium channel subunit alpha-1G-like isoform X2, with protein sequence MSVHHYPQGYRYRSAAKGSCVNESVGQDNSDSDVAELSDLEDGEDEDEDEDDEDDEDDEDEDGEDEDDEGNNLPYPGFAPIALRYLDQTTRPRNWCLALITNPWFERISMMVILLNCITLGMYQPCVDDECVTNRCKILQMFDDIIFAFFSLEMTIKIVAMGIYGKGTYLADSWNRLDFFIVAAGALEYCLNVENMSLSAIRTIRVLRPLRAINRIPSMRILVMLLLDTLPMLGNVLLLCFFVFFIFGIVGVQLWEGILRQRCFLRALPNVKYPDNLSKYFEYQDQDYICSRPDESGMHSCSNLPPHKIGDLICNNTALPNSNITFISNDSCVNWNFYYTECKGQGNNPFQGTISFDNIGLAWVAIFLVISLEGWTDIMYYVQDAHSFWDWIYFVLLIVIGSFFMINLCLVVIATQFSETKKRELERMRLERARFHSTSTLASSINTSEPTTCYAEIVKYIAHLWRRSKRRLMKKYRLYLYTRQQKREQKLLREQSPSLSRTVAIQMNRSSDKRQHHRRCPYHRPLAEDEEQNGGELAVTSSVRVVLDQSGSLMLAPHASPETSEVEISAIPCHPSLHHPPLSLSTPGDSNIVPTETHNTLASPILPNFRRRSSVMFNDVVLLHGGSANTLPGSTAVGERNICSSEKMTQTGDGNVWSTPQSTLQIQTDLEQNEAMTCQELLALSGALSAALPTGQLALDSFLNSLTKGISDRRIVLTDPTQWLNPDADNCSCCEVQNDQPWAEDNDKWQKSQTRKVIKATGSCCVCVIRCIQRWVKKLVVNKYFQQGILVAILINTLSMGIEYHNQPEELTIIVEISNIVFSAVFAVEMLLKMIAEGPFGYISNGFNVFDGVVVVLSVIELCQTYYGEREGNSGLSVLRTFRLLRILKLVRFLPNLRRQLFVMLRTMDNVAIFFSLLILFIFIFSILGMYLFGGKFCMWVDRSRPCTCIEVVSHDPKCRCDRKHFNDILWATVTVFQILTQEDWNVVLFNGMQKTSHWAALYFVALMTFGNYVLFNLLVAILVEGFSSERNERREREQREMARLAAKEAGISSDGDSSRVSQSHSVSDSDTYTQDQKNSWQSVEELRKNKDNCSKDKQNTIWRHPINEPKCNIQKESKMMGIQPPVITHTAATPQDSPNTTLDTGYREFNCRSTNPSLSIESIDRSASQCSIPGLLKPMDNKFATNNLAPNQLSRRISLVAVINPSPTRDSNPSNQRIQRGYSWRLSRPSLRRKKSQCDDDSRQTIVLNNGRNTMRSNSINYGDYTNCNGGYLYGSIRNDTHCDTPNNRNHIANNRSISPNNSTKSRSSSIAHYTTSNMRWIGDLSRQNSLSSYDQMHVQKTPLDENALNSAARTINNLSIEARPLPQIKQLSEEMDSQLDEQAAQSNGNGSISSVEKIKKIFMFFEPKGCLKERDDFSLYLFAPHNRFRELCHWFVGQKWFDNMVLLFIGLNCITLAMERPNIPPNSGERIFLSSANYVFTAVFAAEMFVKVVASGMLYGYDAYFTSGWNIMDGSLVIISIVDLLMSLISESSPKIFGILRVFRLLRSLRPLRVINRAPGLKLVVQTLLSSLRPIGNIVLICCTFFMIFGILGVQLFKGAFYYCEGPDLKNVRNKTDCLADKRNQWVNRKYNFDDLGKALMSLFVLSSRDGWVNIMYTGLDAVGVDQQPVENFSEWRLLYFIAFILLVGFFVLNMFVGVVVENFHRCREEQEKEERVRRAAKRALQMEKKRRKMHEPPYYTNYSKSRLFVHNVVTSKYFDLAIAAVIGLNVVTMAMEFYMMPKALTYALKIFNYFFTAVFILESFMKLLALGLHLYLKDKWNQLDVGIVILSIVGIVLEEVESKIIPINPTIIRVMRVLRIARVLKLLKMAKGIRALLDTVMQALPQVGNLGLLFFLLFFIFAALGVELFGRLECSDDIPCQGLGEHAHFSNFGMAFLTLFRVATGDNWNGIMKDTLRDDCDDATDCVKNCCVSTIIAPIFFVIFVLMAQFVLVNVVVAVLMKHLEESHKQMEDELDMETQLERELAAEQEELLDEEDINDESLNTRPGLSKVRSLPANFTYNPPTEKDSNKDDLSITFNERRGSSCRSNKPFKYRMKRRQTFHTHQRSSLFPIVSTPIHFEVAEVIKPASNLSVPRIISQNHILNFGSTKYLHPPAVSDVAEDKCYLTVNSASHESSQRRPPIKSSSGDTNAHLIPKCSSYLLRNSEHLSKHRKSNDSQSSLDASLSCKLPNLLAPNAYGNNLVKNKGETGTKEEKLPLDHDLDVQSVINERRPSKLKCSNVSGKGGFVSKTNSFNHIYAREEIENKAVSNVEHDIRIYVDDTDSQSSERDKVTNGEEGRDCRKRSLGAMSNISLINKSDTDVVSSSKEDLKNSQTNNSP